From Halomicrobium salinisoli, the proteins below share one genomic window:
- a CDS encoding type I restriction enzyme HsdR N-terminal domain-containing protein → MDEEAVREYVAEAQSVIEASPQMDEANTKAAVLRDFIELLGWAVPTNTQLEYSVKAFGKTYRVDYALVLEGTPVAFIEAKGVDTPLSEKHRDQLAAYLKNEDVNWGILTNGEEYEFYRRRVVDSKVTVNALADARLRTLPERVSILRAFTKDAIQTGDSEKIATRINELKRARETLETEKERLALEVADLLTDSVSDVVAAPAESQAKEMIDGLVREIGREIDRDGESPSAVEVDTGEAKSDALAANGGSGEQPFDTSGRYVIRIYDGDDAIAAVSDRTQSKAMVEVADYLIEFHGLADRIDVPWVPSRNKAIINDEPEWADADPVYKELVDGYYVDTKLSKRAKKREIERMAIECGVTVEFDGDW, encoded by the coding sequence ATGGACGAAGAAGCGGTGAGGGAGTACGTAGCCGAGGCGCAGTCCGTCATCGAGGCCTCACCGCAGATGGACGAAGCGAACACCAAGGCGGCGGTCCTGCGGGACTTTATCGAGCTTCTCGGGTGGGCGGTTCCCACGAACACGCAACTCGAATACTCCGTGAAAGCGTTCGGGAAGACCTATCGAGTCGATTACGCTCTGGTGCTGGAAGGGACGCCCGTCGCGTTCATCGAGGCCAAGGGAGTCGACACGCCCCTCTCTGAGAAGCACCGCGACCAGTTAGCCGCGTATCTGAAGAACGAGGACGTGAACTGGGGGATTCTGACGAACGGGGAGGAGTACGAGTTCTATCGACGGCGAGTCGTCGATTCGAAAGTGACCGTCAACGCGCTCGCGGACGCGAGGCTTCGGACGCTCCCCGAACGAGTCTCTATCCTGAGAGCCTTCACGAAGGACGCCATCCAGACGGGCGATTCCGAGAAAATCGCCACTCGGATCAACGAACTGAAGCGAGCTCGGGAGACGCTCGAAACCGAGAAAGAGCGGCTGGCGCTCGAAGTCGCGGACCTGTTGACCGATTCCGTCTCCGACGTCGTCGCTGCCCCGGCCGAGTCGCAGGCCAAGGAGATGATCGACGGGCTCGTCAGGGAAATCGGGCGCGAGATAGATCGAGACGGTGAGTCCCCGTCTGCGGTGGAGGTGGATACGGGCGAAGCGAAGAGCGACGCTCTGGCCGCGAACGGAGGCAGTGGAGAGCAGCCGTTCGACACCTCGGGTCGGTACGTGATCAGAATCTACGACGGGGACGACGCTATCGCCGCAGTGAGCGACCGTACGCAGTCGAAGGCGATGGTCGAAGTCGCCGACTATCTCATCGAGTTTCACGGGCTGGCGGATCGAATAGACGTCCCGTGGGTTCCCTCCCGGAACAAGGCGATAATCAACGACGAACCGGAGTGGGCCGACGCCGACCCGGTGTACAAGGAACTGGTCGACGGGTACTACGTCGACACGAAACTGAGCAAGCGAGCCAAGAAGCGGGAAATAGAGCGGATGGCCATCGAGTGTGGGGTCACTGTCGAGTTCGACGGTGACTGGTGA
- a CDS encoding DEAD/DEAH box helicase, with protein MPSLADREWRSIYESQSQPEGAYLVNEFYVPALEQSIRYDRVAGYFSSSALAVASRGIDALLENGGEMRLVVGTELYTTDRPVFEALTDELSGSLEGLDDEQLDAQLRLLARLLREDRLRIKVAVPRQGSWRVFHPKMGIFYDEDGNALSFEGSVNETVGGWKNNYERFKVHRSWEDQQATYVDGDIDTFERLWEDEHPYVEVYDLPDAIEQELIEWKDPGSQTELEEAIQIVRDEAPPTEHDKANIIADGHLSPGGLALAEEASTITPWPHQRVVSDTLVNTYPNSFLLCDEVGLGKTIEAGLTLSRLGLTGELETGLLLVPASLTVQWQEELWEKFSLNAYRYDRGSDYEYAFIDALGREQSPPAAADLDLDADEREQAWVDSPIWRFLHEHQGDDETVGPTIVIMSWHTARLQDRWDQVAPEDGGPSRTRDDVPASCRGRSSEGRDGVWDAVIVDEAHNARKGSNFYSLLERLRDHTQTYYLLTATPMQLHAGELYDLMSLLDLPGEWDDKDEFVQFFQTRRALSQALDSELSDTDNSSDDTWSAQATLADGRYQDRLPTDRSLADRVFDSIGAELDVSDDQHARSIAKQRVLRACDLARNYGVYYDGYIDTFDAALDEYDVDPFDAKEDEKLKYLLYPEWKAEDEWLMFSRNDRLEALDELTEAGWQVVQDVLASSTPVDALIHRNTRDTLRKYERVGLLDATVPNRDPEQRTIELTEATRHVYDRIDEFTRKFYKLAQQSDETESRAIGFVMTTYRQRLTSSVYAISQSLQNRLRKLRSQRAVLKGKQRAKNRDRSGSEQVVLDTISEYDIEDIDALEELEGDLEDADLSEIIPNVTDEGLHLLEQEIEELESFVDELASIDQDPKISQLIDDLDELDRAGHNRVIIFTQYADTMDFIRESLVSIHGETVATYSGRGGELYDSESEEWTTVGKERVKREFATDDGQVDILVCTDSASEGLNLQECGALINYDLPWNPMRVEQRIGRIDRIGQRYDEVTILNYSYEDTVETDIYERLDRRIGLFENVVGDMQPILSGVSEQIRSATLEADQHESQEVVERADQEFAEQIEQQEERDRVDVGESLDTVDDLVAQDVIDEAKLDAWSSHEHPDLTEVGDEQYSYPAPFTVSGLESVLVGNTTLAEEGIQFTSASDLDIEGSTREDTDIAEFEDEIYRLEGEVLAIPEQKDEQTVAHAVAPAENTVAVTFSTDCADAYPSVYHLAPGNPLLDQLIGTLRATTEDPERLSKNARSREDSEHVVVCGWGRDGTIATLNPDGTVEGTLSANVLSSWCDIFLDNRGSTGTTSEP; from the coding sequence ATGCCCTCGCTCGCCGATCGAGAGTGGAGGTCGATCTACGAAAGTCAATCGCAGCCAGAAGGCGCCTATCTCGTCAATGAGTTCTACGTACCTGCATTGGAACAAAGTATCCGCTACGATCGCGTCGCCGGCTACTTCTCTAGCAGTGCACTCGCGGTCGCTTCCCGTGGGATCGATGCGCTCCTCGAAAACGGCGGCGAGATGCGATTGGTGGTCGGTACTGAGCTGTACACGACTGACAGACCGGTCTTCGAGGCGCTGACAGACGAATTAAGCGGTTCGTTGGAGGGCCTGGATGACGAACAGCTTGACGCCCAGCTACGTCTCCTCGCCCGTCTCCTCCGCGAGGATCGGCTCCGGATCAAGGTTGCCGTTCCCCGCCAGGGATCGTGGCGCGTCTTCCATCCGAAAATGGGAATCTTCTACGACGAGGATGGGAACGCCCTCTCGTTCGAGGGGAGCGTCAACGAGACCGTCGGCGGGTGGAAGAACAACTACGAACGGTTCAAGGTCCACCGGTCGTGGGAGGACCAGCAGGCGACGTACGTTGACGGCGACATCGATACCTTCGAGCGGCTATGGGAGGACGAACACCCCTACGTCGAGGTGTACGATCTGCCGGACGCTATCGAGCAAGAACTCATCGAGTGGAAGGATCCGGGATCCCAGACGGAACTGGAAGAGGCGATCCAGATCGTCCGGGATGAGGCACCTCCGACCGAGCACGACAAGGCGAATATCATCGCCGACGGGCATCTATCGCCTGGCGGGCTCGCCCTCGCGGAGGAAGCCAGCACGATCACGCCGTGGCCGCACCAGCGCGTCGTCTCGGACACGCTCGTCAACACGTATCCGAATAGCTTCTTGCTCTGTGACGAGGTCGGGCTCGGGAAGACGATCGAAGCCGGATTGACGCTTTCTCGATTGGGTCTCACTGGCGAGCTCGAGACAGGACTGTTGCTTGTTCCGGCAAGCCTCACCGTCCAGTGGCAGGAGGAGCTGTGGGAGAAGTTCAGCCTGAACGCGTATCGATACGATCGCGGCAGCGACTACGAGTACGCCTTTATCGACGCTCTCGGTAGAGAGCAGTCCCCACCTGCGGCCGCCGACCTGGATCTCGATGCCGACGAACGAGAGCAAGCGTGGGTAGACAGTCCGATCTGGCGGTTCCTGCACGAGCACCAGGGTGACGACGAGACCGTCGGTCCGACGATCGTAATCATGTCTTGGCACACGGCGCGACTACAGGACCGGTGGGATCAGGTTGCGCCGGAGGACGGTGGACCGAGCCGAACTCGCGACGATGTCCCGGCGAGCTGTCGGGGACGATCGTCTGAGGGCCGCGACGGAGTATGGGATGCCGTCATCGTCGACGAGGCACACAACGCTCGCAAGGGGAGTAACTTCTACTCGCTGCTCGAACGGCTTCGAGACCACACCCAGACGTACTACTTGCTGACGGCGACGCCAATGCAGTTGCACGCCGGCGAGCTCTACGATCTGATGTCCCTGCTCGATCTCCCCGGTGAGTGGGATGACAAAGACGAGTTCGTCCAGTTCTTCCAGACACGACGGGCTCTCTCGCAAGCACTCGATTCCGAACTGAGCGACACCGACAACTCCTCGGATGACACGTGGTCCGCACAGGCGACGCTCGCTGACGGCCGCTACCAAGATCGACTCCCAACCGATCGGAGTCTCGCGGATCGCGTTTTCGACTCAATCGGCGCCGAATTGGACGTGAGCGACGACCAGCACGCCCGATCGATCGCCAAACAGCGCGTTCTGCGTGCCTGTGATCTTGCCAGGAACTACGGGGTATACTACGACGGGTACATCGACACATTCGACGCCGCGCTCGACGAGTACGATGTCGATCCCTTCGATGCCAAAGAGGACGAGAAACTCAAGTATCTCCTGTATCCGGAGTGGAAGGCCGAGGACGAGTGGCTGATGTTCTCGCGGAACGATCGTCTCGAGGCACTAGACGAGCTCACCGAGGCGGGGTGGCAGGTCGTCCAGGACGTTCTGGCCTCGTCGACGCCAGTCGACGCGCTCATCCACCGCAATACTCGGGACACGCTGCGCAAATACGAACGCGTCGGGCTCCTTGACGCGACAGTGCCCAATCGCGATCCCGAGCAACGGACGATCGAACTGACCGAGGCGACCCGGCACGTCTACGACCGCATCGACGAGTTCACACGGAAGTTCTATAAGCTCGCCCAGCAGTCCGATGAGACCGAGTCTCGGGCGATCGGGTTCGTGATGACCACCTACCGGCAACGGCTCACGAGCAGCGTCTACGCGATCTCACAGAGCCTCCAGAATCGCCTTCGGAAACTCCGGAGCCAGCGAGCTGTCCTCAAGGGGAAACAGCGAGCAAAGAATCGTGATCGGAGCGGCTCCGAACAGGTCGTCCTCGACACAATCTCCGAGTACGATATCGAGGATATCGACGCGCTGGAAGAACTGGAGGGTGATCTGGAGGATGCCGACCTCTCAGAGATTATCCCTAATGTCACCGACGAAGGGCTCCATCTGCTGGAACAGGAGATCGAAGAGTTGGAATCGTTCGTCGACGAGCTCGCAAGCATCGATCAGGATCCGAAGATTAGCCAACTGATCGACGACCTCGACGAGTTAGATCGAGCCGGGCACAACCGGGTGATCATCTTCACCCAGTACGCGGATACGATGGACTTCATTCGTGAGAGCCTCGTCTCTATTCACGGCGAGACGGTCGCCACGTATTCCGGCCGTGGCGGTGAACTCTACGATTCCGAGAGCGAGGAGTGGACGACGGTCGGCAAGGAGCGAGTCAAGCGCGAGTTCGCTACCGATGATGGGCAGGTCGACATCCTCGTCTGTACGGACTCGGCCAGTGAGGGGCTGAACCTCCAGGAGTGTGGCGCACTCATCAACTATGATCTTCCGTGGAATCCGATGCGCGTTGAACAACGCATCGGACGGATCGACCGTATCGGACAGCGATACGATGAGGTTACGATCCTGAACTACAGCTACGAGGACACGGTCGAGACGGATATCTACGAGCGCCTGGATAGACGGATCGGCCTCTTCGAGAACGTAGTTGGTGATATGCAGCCGATTCTATCTGGTGTTAGCGAGCAGATTCGGTCTGCGACTTTGGAAGCGGACCAGCACGAGAGTCAGGAAGTGGTAGAGCGAGCCGATCAGGAGTTCGCTGAGCAGATCGAACAGCAGGAAGAGCGGGACCGTGTCGACGTTGGGGAATCGCTCGACACTGTCGACGATCTCGTCGCACAGGACGTCATCGACGAAGCGAAGTTAGACGCGTGGTCGTCGCACGAACACCCAGATCTCACTGAGGTCGGTGACGAGCAATACAGCTATCCCGCACCATTTACCGTATCTGGCTTAGAGAGCGTACTTGTTGGGAACACGACGCTCGCTGAGGAGGGGATTCAGTTCACCTCCGCAAGCGACCTCGATATTGAGGGAAGTACTCGTGAAGATACGGATATCGCAGAGTTCGAAGACGAAATCTACCGGCTCGAAGGGGAAGTGCTTGCCATTCCTGAGCAGAAAGACGAGCAGACAGTTGCGCACGCCGTTGCACCAGCGGAGAATACGGTCGCCGTAACGTTTTCAACCGATTGTGCTGATGCGTACCCTTCAGTGTATCATCTCGCTCCCGGAAACCCCCTACTGGACCAACTTATTGGCACTCTCCGGGCTACGACGGAGGATCCGGAACGACTATCGAAGAACGCTAGATCACGAGAAGACAGTGAACACGTAGTTGTATGCGGGTGGGGGCGTGATGGTACAATCGCCACTCTCAATCCGGACGGGACTGTCGAAGGAACACTAAGCGCCAATGTTCTCTCGTCGTGGTGTGATATCTTCTTGGACAATCGTGGCTCTACAGGGACGACATCGGAACCATAA
- a CDS encoding MarR family transcriptional regulator, translating into MRYSAEWMVLADDRILEYIRAQGSGRPKAMADSGLIRYSREYINQRCKKLVEEDFLDHLGNGVYVITELGEKYLDGEIDAETCERTSGIEAENGVEG; encoded by the coding sequence ATGCGTTATTCAGCGGAGTGGATGGTACTTGCTGACGACCGTATCCTGGAGTATATTCGCGCACAGGGTTCTGGAAGACCGAAAGCAATGGCCGATAGCGGCCTGATACGTTATTCTAGGGAATATATCAATCAGCGATGTAAGAAGTTAGTTGAAGAAGATTTTCTTGACCACCTTGGCAACGGCGTATACGTGATTACGGAACTTGGCGAGAAATACCTAGACGGAGAGATCGACGCTGAGACGTGTGAGAGAACATCCGGAATAGAGGCTGAAAACGGTGTAGAGGGATGA
- a CDS encoding ribonuclease HI family protein codes for MPTFVEFDGASRGNPGPAAIGYRVLADGDGVEGHEYIGEATNNEAEYRALRRGLERALEAGHTDVIAEGDSELVVRQVRGQYDVRAANLIDLYEDVRDLIAEFDDFEIRHVGRSDNDAADDLANAALDER; via the coding sequence ATGCCAACCTTCGTCGAGTTCGACGGCGCGTCGCGCGGCAACCCAGGACCGGCCGCTATCGGCTACCGAGTCCTGGCGGACGGCGACGGCGTCGAAGGCCACGAGTACATCGGCGAGGCCACCAACAACGAGGCCGAGTACCGGGCGCTCCGGCGCGGCCTCGAACGCGCGCTGGAGGCCGGTCACACCGACGTCATCGCCGAGGGCGACTCCGAACTCGTCGTCCGGCAGGTGCGGGGCCAGTACGACGTCCGCGCCGCGAACCTGATCGACCTCTACGAGGACGTCCGGGACCTGATCGCCGAGTTCGACGACTTCGAGATCCGCCACGTCGGTCGCTCGGACAACGACGCCGCCGACGATCTGGCCAACGCCGCCCTCGACGAGCGGTAG
- a CDS encoding tyrosine-type recombinase/integrase — translation MDDDLEPLEVGDGIQRFLRHREPSVRKSTLQNARTRLRFFREWCEERDIENLNHLTGRDLADFVAWRRGDIAALTLQKQLSTIREALRYWADIVGVRDGLAEKLHAPELPDGAESRDVHLDADRAQDILEYLQEHHYASRDHVVMLILWRTAMRRSAFRSLDIRDLRPDDNALVLEHRPEEGTKLKNGEDGERWVYLGPHWFQAIEDYLDNPDRYDRTDDHGRKPLVTTKFGRPTGDTIYKWVNRLTHPCRIGGCPHDADPSDPSTCGALGRHAEASKCPSARSPHAVRRGSITYHLNQEVSPEIVSERCDVSLEVLYEHYDVRTDQEKMTVRKQQLEQF, via the coding sequence ATGGATGACGATCTCGAACCACTGGAGGTCGGGGATGGCATCCAGCGGTTCCTCCGTCACCGAGAGCCATCTGTTCGCAAGAGCACCCTCCAAAATGCCCGTACCCGGCTACGATTCTTCCGCGAGTGGTGCGAGGAGCGGGACATCGAGAACCTGAACCACCTCACTGGCCGGGACTTGGCGGACTTCGTGGCTTGGCGGCGCGGCGACATTGCTGCACTGACCCTCCAGAAGCAACTGAGTACGATCCGTGAGGCCCTGCGGTACTGGGCCGACATCGTGGGCGTGCGCGATGGGCTGGCCGAGAAGCTCCATGCGCCGGAGCTGCCCGACGGCGCGGAGAGCCGTGACGTCCACCTCGACGCTGACCGCGCCCAGGACATCCTCGAGTACCTCCAGGAACACCATTACGCCAGCCGGGATCACGTGGTAATGCTGATCCTGTGGCGGACGGCAATGCGCCGATCCGCCTTCCGGTCACTCGACATCCGGGACCTGCGACCCGACGACAACGCTCTGGTCCTGGAGCATCGGCCGGAAGAGGGAACGAAGCTCAAGAATGGCGAAGATGGCGAGCGGTGGGTGTACCTCGGCCCCCACTGGTTCCAGGCCATCGAGGACTACCTGGACAACCCGGATCGCTACGACCGGACTGACGACCACGGGCGCAAGCCCCTCGTCACGACGAAGTTCGGTCGGCCCACTGGCGATACGATCTACAAGTGGGTGAACCGGTTGACGCATCCCTGTCGAATCGGCGGGTGTCCCCATGATGCCGACCCGTCGGACCCGTCGACGTGTGGGGCCTTGGGCCGACACGCGGAGGCGAGCAAGTGCCCGTCCGCCCGGTCTCCCCACGCCGTCCGGCGCGGGAGTATCACCTACCACCTGAATCAGGAGGTCTCGCCCGAAATCGTCAGCGAACGCTGTGACGTCTCGCTGGAAGTGCTGTACGAGCACTACGACGTCCGCACTGACCAGGAGAAGATGACCGTTCGCAAACAGCAGCTGGAGCAGTTCTAA
- a CDS encoding ferredoxin--NADP reductase — MTLTATVADVHQMTPDVKQFRLVADDHTFEYEPGQHTQIHFERDGEEVERPYTAATRPGTDQIVLAIKRYDDGTASVWMHERTPGDEIEIDEVDGDLYVRDLDRDAVFVATGTGITPIYPMLKQYAREGEGDAHLVFGERDEEHLIFRESLDQLHAEHDHVAVDYVLSRADGNWPGREGHVQDHLPDALDGVDLDEAAVYVCGVPEMVVETADLFVDAGVDEERVYTEGWEADAAGE, encoded by the coding sequence ATGACACTAACGGCCACCGTCGCAGACGTCCACCAGATGACGCCAGACGTCAAGCAGTTCCGCCTCGTGGCCGACGACCACACCTTCGAGTACGAGCCCGGCCAGCACACCCAGATACACTTCGAGCGGGACGGCGAGGAGGTGGAGCGCCCGTACACGGCCGCCACCCGCCCGGGAACTGACCAGATCGTGCTGGCGATCAAGCGCTACGACGACGGGACGGCGTCGGTCTGGATGCACGAGCGGACGCCCGGCGACGAGATCGAGATCGACGAGGTCGACGGCGACCTCTACGTGCGGGACCTCGACCGGGACGCCGTGTTCGTCGCGACGGGGACGGGCATCACGCCGATCTACCCGATGCTGAAGCAGTACGCCCGCGAGGGCGAGGGGGACGCCCACCTCGTGTTCGGCGAGCGCGACGAGGAGCACCTCATCTTCCGGGAGAGCCTCGACCAGCTGCACGCCGAACACGACCACGTCGCCGTCGACTACGTGCTCTCCAGGGCGGACGGCAACTGGCCGGGCCGGGAGGGCCACGTGCAGGACCACCTCCCCGACGCGCTGGACGGCGTCGACCTCGACGAGGCGGCCGTCTACGTCTGCGGCGTCCCGGAGATGGTCGTCGAGACGGCGGACCTGTTCGTCGACGCGGGCGTCGACGAGGAGCGGGTCTACACCGAGGGCTGGGAGGCGGACGCGGCCGGGGAGTAG
- a CDS encoding VOC family protein translates to MSDDAPVSDDLPDSPIHTTGTDHITIWGSNAEDTIEFYRDLLGMPLVLRQPNLDDPSQTHLFFDTGDGRILTFFVSDDRQSDARPQRSGVGAVHHIALRVAPDRFQEMMEALDEAGKGYNVFDRGIFHSVYTRDNNGLVVEITTDKFDVPDDRRAEVLATTQRIREEAGADYAGEEHMAEALEELGLEAEAHDLPDAESGVGGVE, encoded by the coding sequence ATGAGCGACGACGCACCAGTCAGCGACGACCTGCCGGACAGCCCGATCCACACGACGGGGACCGACCACATCACCATCTGGGGCTCGAACGCCGAGGACACTATCGAGTTCTACCGGGACCTGCTCGGGATGCCGCTCGTGTTGCGCCAGCCGAACCTCGACGACCCCTCCCAGACCCACCTCTTCTTCGACACCGGCGACGGCCGCATCCTCACCTTCTTCGTCAGCGACGACCGCCAGTCGGACGCACGGCCCCAGCGTAGCGGCGTCGGCGCGGTCCACCACATCGCGCTCCGCGTGGCCCCGGACCGCTTCCAGGAGATGATGGAGGCCCTCGACGAGGCGGGCAAGGGGTACAACGTCTTCGACCGGGGCATCTTCCACTCCGTGTACACCCGGGACAACAACGGCCTCGTCGTCGAGATCACGACCGACAAGTTCGACGTGCCCGACGACCGCCGCGCCGAGGTGCTGGCGACCACCCAGCGCATCCGCGAGGAGGCGGGCGCCGACTACGCCGGAGAGGAGCACATGGCCGAGGCCCTGGAGGAACTGGGACTGGAGGCCGAGGCGCACGACCTGCCCGACGCCGAGAGCGGCGTCGGCGGCGTGGAGTAG